Proteins co-encoded in one Bemisia tabaci chromosome 9, PGI_BMITA_v3 genomic window:
- the LOC140225530 gene encoding uncharacterized protein, with the protein MVQNVISVIRDGNVDPTEVLNHALLNTNRQAVYFVSKKSIKNDQNTSGSHEANQIKDLLPSSVEELEEIGLLLTTRDSECDISTRARFIPTASLAPPMIALHQDIRPLFIIPAFCETQMRSLISRLMYPCFVAHIHSDAKSIDQVASNLLESMLRIQKNGPYSIVAETWSGGLAMALSRLLAEAGHDATLFLLQGVPDKLKHLLPPQESVSKLLINALFAKFKVGDTIQNAINQLSRGHDKSHIERAVNSVLQNLEFLRSYDSEVKLQHSLVLFELGRQSRLTANDINRISDKAAQLIKSDRKIHKEMLTDPVVLSTINAEAPFSWDSY; encoded by the exons ATGGTTCAAAATGTGATATCGGTGATCCGTGATGGCAATGTCGACCCGACTGAAGTCCTTAACCATGCACTTTTGAATACAAACAGGCAAGCCGTATACTTCGTGTCCAAAAAAAGTATCAAGAACGATCAAAATACTTCTG GTAGCCACGAGGCTAATCAAATTAAAGACCTCTTGCCCTCATCAGTGGAGGAATTGGAGGAGATTGGACTACTGTTGACCACGAGGGACTCCGAATGTGACATTTCGACTCGTGCTAGATTTATACCGACCGCCTCTCTAGCACCACCTATGATCGCTCTTCACCAAGACATCCGACCTTTGTTCATCATTCCGGCATTCTGCGAGACACAAATGAGATCTCTCATCTCAAGGCTGATGTATCCTTGTTTTGTTGCACACATTCATTCCGATGCAAAGTCCATTGATCAAGTAGCTTCAAATCTCTTAGAG TCGATGCTTCGAATTCAAAAGAATGGCCCATACTCGATCGTAGCCGAAACTTGGAGCGGTGGGCTTGCAATGGCGCTTTCAAGGCTGCTTGCGGAGGCAGGACATGACGCAACTTTATTCCTGCTACAGGGAGTCCCAGACAAATTGAAACATCTACTCCCTCCTCAAGAATCTGTCAGCAAGTTGTTGATCAACGCACTTTTCGCG AAATTCAAAGTCGGTGATACAATTCAAAACGCAATCAACCAGCTCTCTCGCGGTCATGATAAATCGCACATAGAAAGGGCAGTCAACTCTGTTCTACAAAACCTGGAATTTTTGCGAAGCTATGATTCTGAAGTGAAGTTGCAGCATTCGTTAGTGCTGTTTGAATTGGGACGGCAAAGTCGACTTACCGCAAACGATATCAACCGG ATATCGGACAAAGCAGCGCAGCTCATCAAATCAGATCGAAAAATCCACAAGGAAATGTTAACGGATCCAGTTGTTCTGTCAACGATCAACGCTGAGGCTCCGTTTTCCTGGGATTCTTATTGA